CTAGATAAACTCAGCCATGAGTAGCAATCTAGAACTCCTTTTGATTGAGGCTGCTTACGCAGCCTTTGTATTTTTTTTAAGCTTTTCGGGAGATGAATTACTCTGTTAGCGCTAGTAAAAATTAATGAGAAAGCTCAAACAGGGTAAATTTATGACTACAGGAAACGGACATTCTCAAGAACCCATTAGCAACCTAGAGTACGATTTTGTCACCGTGTTGCATAATAAAGCTGAAGCCGTCAAAGCATACGACACTTACATCAAAGACGCACAAGAAGCAAACTCCCAGCCTTGTGTAGAATTATTCCAAAAATTGCGGCAGTCTGACCTAGAGCAAGCACAAGAAATTCGCAATCATCTAAAAGAAGTCCTGCAACACGGTAAGATGTAAAACTGGCAAACCTAAAAGCAGCAAGCAGATGGAAATTAGTCTGCTTGCTGCGGTGAATTATACTATGGGAGCTTTTGTGCAGGGGAGCAGGGGAGCAGGGGGAGCAGGGGAGCAGGGGAACAAAGAGAATAACTCCTAACTCTTAACTCCTAACTCCTAACTCTTAACTCCTAACTCCTAACTCTTAAACTTAATTATGCACCACGCCTCTATTCGGACTGCAAATATTCATCGGGCGATCGCTTTCTATGAAATACTGGGGTTTACAGTTTGTGAACGCTTCACCACAGGCTACACCCTAGCTTGTTGGATGGAAGGATTAGGCGGCAGAATTGAACTGATCCAAATTCCCGAACCAAAACCAGCCCCAGATGCATTTGCAGACGAACACTACGTGGGATACTATCATCTGTCATTTGATTTAACTGAAATTACAGCAGATTTACCTAGTTGGTTGACAAATATCAAAGAACGTGTAGGGTTAGTGGCAAAAAGTCAACCAGAACAATTACAACCCCTAAAAGTGCTTTTAGAACCCACACAGCAGCAAATAGGCGATCGCATTTGGGAAGTAGCCTTCATCGCAGACGCTGATGGTTTACCTTTAGAATTCATCCGACTTTTAGCTAAACTCGGCTAATTTTAGCTCACACTTCAACAAACACAGGGAGTGGGGAGTAGGGGAAGAAAGTGTTTGTTTCATTCATAACGGGTGGCTTGTGCCGCCTGTCGGACGCTTTGTTTGAAACTGATTTTATATCATGTCCGCTCGATTACTGATTAAATCCTAGGAACCCCACCCCACCAAAGCGTAGCTTTGCTTCCCCTCCCCGTGAACGGGGAGGGGTGTAATGACTGTGGGAATTATAACTAATTAACCGGACTTGATATTATCTAATTATCAGTTATCAGTGATTAAATTCTTGGCTGATAACTGTTCCCAATCCCCAATCCCTTTTAGCCTTGAATTACGAAATCATTAGTATCCAGATTTGGTATTCCAGTCAGGGTAGCAAATAATCCCCCATTATCCAAACCAGTAGTTGTACCATTCGGGTTGTATAGCAAATTGCCTGTAGCATAGTTATAAACAATCTTGCCACTGCTAGCACCAGCTACGCTTGCTTCATTGACAATCTCTGTATTGATGATGGTAAATTCTCCAAGATTTAAATTACTACTAACAGAACTGCTCAGAGCATTGAAAGAAGTCTTACTTAAAGCAATTTTGTCTGTTCCTTTGGCAAAATCTGTAAGGGTATCTACACCGAAATTGCTGTGAGTAAAAGCGACACCACTGCCGAATAAAAAGCGATCGCTTCCCTCTCCTCCAGTCAGAATATCATTGCCAGCGCCACCAATTAAGGTGTCATCACCAGCGTTGCCCAACAGTGTATCATTACCACCAAGCCCTTTGAGGAGATTGTTACCGATATTACCAGTAATAATGTTGTCTAAATCATTGCCGGTTCCAGTGGTGTTGGCTGTTCCGGTGAGGATTAAATATTCCACATTAGCAGTGAGTGTGTAATTAACAGCAGACTGCACAGTATCTTCACCAGCACCAGCATTTTCAATGACGATATCGCGGATAGTATCGACAATGTAAGTATCGTTGCCTGTGCCGCCGAGTAAGCGATCGCTACCTGCACCCCCATCAAGGATATCATTGCCAGCACCACCAGTGAGAGTATCATTAGCGTTAGTGCCGTTGATTATGTTAGTGCCACTGACTGTGAGAGCAAAAATGTCTTCAGCGGTTGCTCCTGCAATATCACTGGCTATAACTTTGATATTGAAGATGCCCACATTATCACTGTTTGGTGTGCCAGTGAAGGTACCAGTGGCAGCATCGAAGCTGAGCCAACTTGGTAATGCATCACCGTTTTCATTTGTTGCAGAGTAGGTGAGAATGTCGCCTGCATCAACATCAGAAAAGGTATTCGCCCCAATAGTAAAGTTAAAGGCGGTGTTAAGTGTGGCTGTTTGATCGGCAATGGCCTGAACTAAAGTCGGTGCATCATTAACAGGCTTAACATTGAGGTTAAAAGTACCAGTAACGCTGCCACCATTGCCATCACTGACAGTGAAAGTGAAACTGTCAGTGCCGTTGTAGTTGGCATTGGGGGTGTAGATAAAAAAGTCGTCGCTGGCGTTGTCTGGAGTGCTGTTGTCGTTGAAGGTGAGTGTGCCATTGCTGGGGTTAGTGAAGTCACTGATGGTTAAAGTGTCGCCATCAATATCTGTATATCCACGCAGGATATTGCTGGCAAGGATGTTAACGGCAGTATCTTCGTTGGTAGTAGCAGCAGTTGCAAAGCCAAACACCACGTAGCTTGACCCTGCACCAAGCTGACCGTTGCGGTCGGCACCTGGTGCCCCAATAATCAGGTCGTCAATGCCGTCGCCGTTGATATCCCCCGCACTGCTGACGGAGGTGCCTAATAAGTCACCCACATTAATGCCGTTAATCACAAGGCCGTTGCTGCCATCTAGGGAGGAGAGGTTGAAGCTAGCACTAAAGCCACTGCTACTACCAAACACGATGTAGCTCGACCCTGCATAAAGCTGCCCGTTGGGGTTGGCAGCAGATGCCCCAATAATCAGGTCGTCAAAGCCGTCGCCGTTGATATCCCCTGCACTGCTGACGGAGAAGCCTAATAGGTTACTCCGAATGCCATTAATCACGAAGCCATTGCTGCCATCCAGGGATGCAAGGTCGAGACTAGCACCAAAGTCACTTCTACTGCCAAACACCACGTAGGTCTGTCCATCATATAACCGAAAGCTCAGGCCTGTTGCCTTGATAATTAGGTCGTCGATGCCGTCGCCATTGAAGTCTCCCGCACTGCTGACGGAGGAGCCAGAGAAGTCACCCGTATCAATGCCGTTAATCACGAAGCCGTTGCTGCCATCCAGGGAGGAGAGGTTGAGGGACGAAGCAAAGCCACTGCTGCTGCCAAACACCACGTAGCTTGACCCTGCATCATACTGTCCGTTGGGGTCGGCACGGTCTGCCCCGATAATTAGGTCATCGAAGCCGTCGGCGTTGATGTCACCCGCGTTGCTGACAGAGGAGCCAGAGAAGTCACCCACATTAATGCCGTTAATCACAAAGCCGTTGCTGCCATCGAGGGACGAGAGGTCAAGACTGGCACTAAAGCTACTGCTGGTGCCAAACACCACGTAGCTTGACCCAGCATCCCGCTGACCGTTGGGGTCGGCACGGTATGCCCCGATAATCAGGTCGTCGATGCCATCGCCATTGAAGTCTCCCGCACTGCTGACGGAGGAGCCAGAGAAGTCAAACGCATCAATACCGTTAATCACGAAGCCATTGCTGCCATCGAGGGAGGAGAGGTCAAGACTGGCATCAAAGCTACTGCCGTTGCCAAACACCACGTAGCTCGACCCTGCACTGTCTTGTCCGTTGGGGTCGGCATCTCTTACCCCGATAATCAGGTCGTCGAAACCGTCGCCGTTGATGTCAAGAGCACCGCTGACGGAGATGTATGATGAGTTATAAGCATCAATGCCATTAATCACAAAGCCATTGCTGCCATTGAGGGTGGAAAGATTGAAAGACGAACTAAAGCCACTGCTACTGCCAAAGAGCACGTAGCTCTTTGCAGCAATAAAACTATAATTATAGGGCCCCTCGAATATGTAACCCTTCGGTACTCCAATAATCAGGTCGTCAAAGCCGTCGCCGTTGATATCCCCCGCACTGCTCAAGGGTAAGTCTAACTTAACCGCATCAATATCTTTAATTACGAAACCGTTGCTGCCGTTGAGGGTAGAAAGGTTGAAAACTGCTGAAACAACGCTGGGTGCGTCATTGACTCCGTTGATGGTTAGGTTGACGGTAGCTATACTAGTAAAGCTGCCATCGCTGACAGTGTAGGTAAAGCTGTCAGTGGCCGTTTCATCAACAGCCAAAGTTTCAAATTTAACGTTAGGATCGTAAGTGAGCGTACCATCAGCATTGAGAGTAACTAAAGCACCAGAACTCAGGGTAATGGGAGTACCAACAGTGACTGCCCTACTGTTGACACTAGTCACCGTTAAGGCGTTACTGTCTGGGTCGCTGTCATTAGCTAAAACCGAAATATTAACAGAGGTGGCTTCGTTCGTAGTAGCCGTATCATTAACCACAACTGGAGGTCGATTAGTAGGCGTAGGAGCTGCAAAGCCAAACACCACATAGCTCTCGCCTGCCCTGTCTTGTCCGTTGGGGTCGGCACCTCTTGCCCCGATAATCAGGTCATCGAAGCCATCGCCGTTAATATCTCCCGCACTGCTGACGGAGGAGCCAGAGAAGTCATCCGCATCAATGCCGTTAATCACAAAGCCGTTGCTGCCATCCAAAGAAGAGAGGTCGAGACTGGCTCCAAAGCCATTACTGCTGCCAAACACCACATAGCTTGACCCTGCTCTCTGCTGACGGTTGGGGTCGGTACCGGATGCCCCGATAATCAGGTCATCGATGCCGTCGCCGTTGAAGTCAAGAGCACTGCTGACGGAGCCTAAGTAGTCACCCGTATTAATGCCGTTAATCACAAAGCCGTTGCTGCCATCCAAAGAAGAGAGGTCAAGACTGGCTGCAAAGCCATTACTGCTGCCAAACACCACATAGCTTGACCCTGCTCTTTGCTGTCCGTTGGGGTCGGCACCTCTTACCCCGATAATCAGGTCATCGAAGCCATCGCCGTTAATATCTCCCGCACTGCTGACGGAGGAGCCTAAGTAGTCACCCGCATCAATGCCGTTAATCACAAAGCCGTTGCTGCCATTCAGGGACGAGAGGTCGAGACTGGCTGCAAAGCCACTACTGCTGCCAAACACCACATAGCTTGACCCTGCTCTTTGCTGTCCGTTGGGGTCGGCACGGTCTGCCCCGATAATCAGGTCGTCGATGCCGTCACCGTTGATGTCACCCGCACTGCTGACGGAGATGCCTAAGAAGGGACTGTTATCATCAATGCCGTTAATGACGAAGCCATTGCTGCCATTGAGGTCAGAGAGGTTGAGGGACGAAGCAAAGCCACTGCTGCTGCCAAACACGATGTAGCTTGACCCTCCATTAAACCCACCCCTGGGGTTAGCACCTGGTGCCCCGATAATCACGTCATCGAAGCCATCGCCGTTGATGTCAAGAGCACTGCTGACAGAAAAGCCTAAGTAGTCAAAGAAATCAATGCCGTTAATTACAAAGCCGTTGCTGCCATTTAGGGACGAGAGGTTGAAGCTGGCTGCAAAGCCACTACTGCTGCCAAACACCACGTAGCTTGACCCTGCATCATACTGTCCGTTGGGGTCGGCACGGTCTGCCCCGATAATTAGGTCATCAATGCCATCGCCGTTGATGTCTCCTGCACTGCTGACAGAGGTGCCTGAGTTGTCACCCGCATTAATGCCGTTAATCACAAAGCCATTGCTGCCATCCAACTCAGATAGATTCAAAACTGCATTTACCATTGTTGTTGATTCTCCTTCTACTTTTGCTTGTGTTGTTTGTCGGGTCAAAAAACGAAAAATTTCACATATCTACTTATCCCATCTGCACCATGCGCCGAATCTCATCACTCAATAAACCGATCGCTATCGAACACCACACACCAGCCAATAACACCCCCTCGATTGGCAGCGAATGCACAAATCCCCACTTTGCAAGTCAATCACCAGCGACCCACACTGAAGTTCGACGTTTTTGTGTTGCAATTTCTCGTCAACAGGCAAACCACTAAAAGTCTTATTCTGCCTGGGTTGGGAAATTCCCACGAAAGCAAAGTCATACCAATTTGAAAAATGATTGCGACAGACTGACTCGCAAAACCTGGACGCACAAGGCGATTCACTATCTAAAATCTCAAATTCGCTCATCCAAAATGGTATCACTGTGAAAACAAAAGCCGCGCAGATATCCCAAACAAAATGCCACCGCTTCAAACACCTCCCGTTCTAAATCGGCAAAGCCAAACTCTCCTGTGCCAGAATTAAATAACCACAGTTTGCCTTTATACCACCGAGCCGAATAGGGTATGGGCAGTCCCGTCAGGACTATCTCATTACTTTCCACATCAATAATGCAACCACCATTAGGGTGCTTGTCTCCCCATCCGTCTGCCACATCTGACTGACTAAATATGATTTATCAAAACGTAGGCAGGAGGTTCAAAGTTAAATTATTTACGACTTATTCTCTATTTTTATTTATCACAAATACAATATCGTGTAACTTTATTGACAAAATCTTCAAGATCACAGCAAATATCATTTTTAAGATTTTTAGCAATTGCAATTGAGTTTTTCCATAGAAATACTGCACTTTTTGTCAAAAATGCTTTACAGCATTGAGTAACCAATTTTTTGTTTAATCACTTATTTTTAATTATTTTTATACAAAAAGTTTTCCTTT
Above is a window of Nostoc sp. UHCC 0702 DNA encoding:
- a CDS encoding VOC family protein, translated to MHHASIRTANIHRAIAFYEILGFTVCERFTTGYTLACWMEGLGGRIELIQIPEPKPAPDAFADEHYVGYYHLSFDLTEITADLPSWLTNIKERVGLVAKSQPEQLQPLKVLLEPTQQQIGDRIWEVAFIADADGLPLEFIRLLAKLG
- a CDS encoding FG-GAP repeat protein, whose translation is MVNAVLNLSELDGSNGFVINGINAGDNSGTSVSSAGDINGDGIDDLIIGADRADPNGQYDAGSSYVVFGSSSGFAASFNLSSLNGSNGFVINGIDFFDYLGFSVSSALDINGDGFDDVIIGAPGANPRGGFNGGSSYIVFGSSSGFASSLNLSDLNGSNGFVINGIDDNSPFLGISVSSAGDINGDGIDDLIIGADRADPNGQQRAGSSYVVFGSSSGFAASLDLSSLNGSNGFVINGIDAGDYLGSSVSSAGDINGDGFDDLIIGVRGADPNGQQRAGSSYVVFGSSNGFAASLDLSSLDGSNGFVINGINTGDYLGSVSSALDFNGDGIDDLIIGASGTDPNRQQRAGSSYVVFGSSNGFGASLDLSSLDGSNGFVINGIDADDFSGSSVSSAGDINGDGFDDLIIGARGADPNGQDRAGESYVVFGFAAPTPTNRPPVVVNDTATTNEATSVNISVLANDSDPDSNALTVTSVNSRAVTVGTPITLSSGALVTLNADGTLTYDPNVKFETLAVDETATDSFTYTVSDGSFTSIATVNLTINGVNDAPSVVSAVFNLSTLNGSNGFVIKDIDAVKLDLPLSSAGDINGDGFDDLIIGVPKGYIFEGPYNYSFIAAKSYVLFGSSSGFSSSFNLSTLNGSNGFVINGIDAYNSSYISVSGALDINGDGFDDLIIGVRDADPNGQDSAGSSYVVFGNGSSFDASLDLSSLDGSNGFVINGIDAFDFSGSSVSSAGDFNGDGIDDLIIGAYRADPNGQRDAGSSYVVFGTSSSFSASLDLSSLDGSNGFVINGINVGDFSGSSVSNAGDINADGFDDLIIGADRADPNGQYDAGSSYVVFGSSSGFASSLNLSSLDGSNGFVINGIDTGDFSGSSVSSAGDFNGDGIDDLIIKATGLSFRLYDGQTYVVFGSRSDFGASLDLASLDGSNGFVINGIRSNLLGFSVSSAGDINGDGFDDLIIGASAANPNGQLYAGSSYIVFGSSSGFSASFNLSSLDGSNGLVINGINVGDLLGTSVSSAGDINGDGIDDLIIGAPGADRNGQLGAGSSYVVFGFATAATTNEDTAVNILASNILRGYTDIDGDTLTISDFTNPSNGTLTFNDNSTPDNASDDFFIYTPNANYNGTDSFTFTVSDGNGGSVTGTFNLNVKPVNDAPTLVQAIADQTATLNTAFNFTIGANTFSDVDAGDILTYSATNENGDALPSWLSFDAATGTFTGTPNSDNVGIFNIKVIASDIAGATAEDIFALTVSGTNIINGTNANDTLTGGAGNDILDGGAGSDRLLGGTGNDTYIVDTIRDIVIENAGAGEDTVQSAVNYTLTANVEYLILTGTANTTGTGNDLDNIITGNIGNNLLKGLGGNDTLLGNAGDDTLIGGAGNDILTGGEGSDRFLFGSGVAFTHSNFGVDTLTDFAKGTDKIALSKTSFNALSSSVSSNLNLGEFTIINTEIVNEASVAGASSGKIVYNYATGNLLYNPNGTTTGLDNGGLFATLTGIPNLDTNDFVIQG
- a CDS encoding DUF4915 domain-containing protein, with protein sequence MIFSQSDVADGWGDKHPNGGCIIDVESNEIVLTGLPIPYSARWYKGKLWLFNSGTGEFGFADLEREVFEAVAFCLGYLRGFCFHSDTILDERI